One Rubrobacter naiadicus genomic region harbors:
- a CDS encoding ArsR/SmtB family transcription factor, producing the protein MTHFREASPGERLLEPRDVLSGEMGRVDERIAGLMGALSGPTRVRALFALLEHGELTAGELAKVVGMSGSATSHQLRVLRDLGLVRRRREGKRAFYALADDHLGVLLREALYHVDHARLFEPGRRR; encoded by the coding sequence ATGACGCACTTCAGGGAAGCTTCGCCGGGGGAGCGGCTGCTCGAGCCTCGGGACGTCTTGAGCGGGGAGATGGGTCGGGTGGACGAGAGGATCGCGGGCCTGATGGGGGCGCTCTCCGGCCCGACGCGGGTGAGGGCGCTCTTCGCGTTGCTGGAGCACGGCGAGCTCACGGCCGGGGAGCTGGCGAAGGTGGTCGGGATGAGCGGGTCCGCGACGAGCCATCAGCTCAGGGTGCTCAGGGACCTCGGGCTGGTGCGGCGGCGCAGGGAGGGCAAGAGGGCCTTCTACGCGCTCGCCGACGACCACCTCGGGGTACTGCTCCGGGAGGCGCTCTATCACGTGGACCACGCGCGGCTGTTCGAGCCGGGGAGGCGCCGTTGA
- a CDS encoding heparan-alpha-glucosaminide N-acetyltransferase, whose protein sequence is MEESRPGSESAAFAGKGGGRFWDVDVVRGIAMVLVATYHFVYDLDFLAGYPVNAVGMFWGNFADTSAFMFVFLAGLSLALSHQRARMKVGPEANLFPKYLRRGLRIFGYGMGITVVFWLLGAGVVIFGILHMLGASIVLAYPFLRRRWTNLFFGLSVVAAGAFIQADQSWFVLPGVWGFLLAPFGVLPAGVYMADYRALLPWFGVVLLGLFVGNTFYLRRRDVKPLGQAPRPMRPLAFVGRHTLFIYLVHQPVIIALLWAFGVVSLGTV, encoded by the coding sequence TTGGAGGAGAGCAGACCGGGGTCCGAGAGCGCGGCCTTCGCCGGGAAGGGAGGGGGTAGGTTCTGGGATGTCGACGTGGTGCGGGGGATCGCCATGGTCCTGGTCGCCACCTACCATTTCGTCTACGATCTGGACTTCCTCGCCGGTTACCCGGTGAACGCGGTGGGCATGTTCTGGGGCAACTTCGCAGATACGAGCGCCTTCATGTTCGTGTTTCTGGCCGGGCTCTCGCTCGCCTTGAGCCACCAGAGGGCGCGCATGAAGGTGGGACCGGAGGCGAACCTCTTCCCGAAGTATCTGCGGCGGGGCCTGAGGATCTTCGGCTACGGCATGGGGATAACGGTGGTCTTCTGGCTCCTCGGAGCGGGGGTCGTCATCTTCGGCATACTGCACATGCTCGGGGCCTCTATCGTCCTGGCCTATCCCTTTCTGCGGCGGCGCTGGACGAACCTGTTCTTCGGGCTCTCGGTGGTCGCGGCCGGGGCCTTCATCCAGGCCGACCAGAGCTGGTTCGTACTGCCGGGGGTCTGGGGATTCCTTCTCGCCCCATTCGGCGTTCTGCCCGCCGGGGTGTACATGGCAGATTACAGGGCGCTGCTGCCGTGGTTCGGGGTGGTGTTGCTCGGGCTTTTCGTCGGCAACACGTTCTACCTGCGGCGACGGGACGTGAAGCCTCTCGGGCAGGCGCCGCGCCCGATGCGTCCGCTCGCCTTCGTCGGGCGGCACACCCTTTTCATCTACCTGGTGCACCAGCCGGTGATCATCGCGCTTCTGTGGGCCTTCGGGGTGGTGAGCCTGGGCACGGTATAG
- a CDS encoding cation diffusion facilitator family transporter, producing the protein MSGRPVRVGRGPLQGVEERMRLVKRARLLARLGLVWHGIEAGVAIGAGIVAGSIALIGFGSDSLIEAAAGIVILWRFASGRISSEGAERRAQRMIGLSYFLLAAYVGIESGRTLLLQEHPATSWVGMGLSVVTLLIMPPLARAKARVGEELGSAAVKGEGTQNMLCAYLSAALLIGLGANALFGWWWADPLAALVIAGVAVREGLESWRGEQCGCYAGEEPDRREDGRTLRAR; encoded by the coding sequence GTGAGCGGGCGGCCGGTCCGGGTGGGGCGAGGGCCCCTGCAGGGGGTAGAGGAGCGGATGCGTCTGGTGAAGAGAGCCAGGCTTTTGGCCCGGCTGGGGCTCGTCTGGCACGGGATAGAGGCCGGCGTGGCCATAGGGGCGGGGATCGTGGCGGGATCCATAGCCCTGATCGGCTTTGGATCCGATTCGCTGATCGAGGCGGCCGCCGGGATCGTCATCCTCTGGAGGTTCGCTTCCGGGAGGATCTCGTCGGAGGGTGCCGAGAGGAGGGCGCAGAGGATGATCGGGCTCAGCTACTTCCTGCTCGCGGCTTACGTCGGGATCGAGTCCGGAAGGACGCTCTTGCTGCAGGAGCATCCGGCGACGAGCTGGGTAGGGATGGGGTTGTCCGTCGTTACGCTGCTCATCATGCCGCCGCTTGCCCGGGCGAAGGCTCGAGTCGGTGAGGAACTCGGATCGGCGGCGGTCAAGGGCGAGGGCACCCAGAACATGCTCTGTGCCTACCTCTCCGCCGCGTTGTTGATCGGGCTCGGAGCCAACGCCCTGTTCGGGTGGTGGTGGGCCGATCCTCTGGCGGCGCTCGTGATCGCGGGGGTTGCGGTGAGGGAGGGGCTGGAGTCCTGGCGTGGGGAGCAGTGCGGCTGCTACGCCGGGGAAGAGCCTGATCGCCGCGAGGATGGCCGCACTCTTCGAGCGCGATGA
- a CDS encoding GNAT family N-acetyltransferase encodes MLVELVTPRLVLREFSPQELDALARLDAEETTRGFGWAGGVDRDGVAAALERWLGLYPRGLGQLAMVHREDGALIGHCGLEPADGGRILLSYALSKEYWCMGLAPEACREVLRYGFEELGLEEIWSHTGAHRRAWRGMMERLGMELREEFGGMVRYAVLRERFREAS; translated from the coding sequence GTGCTCGTGGAGCTCGTTACGCCGAGGCTCGTTCTCAGGGAGTTCTCGCCGCAGGAGCTGGATGCGCTCGCGCGCCTCGATGCCGAGGAGACGACCCGCGGTTTCGGCTGGGCGGGGGGCGTTGATCGCGACGGCGTGGCGGCGGCCCTCGAGAGGTGGCTGGGTCTCTATCCTCGCGGTCTCGGGCAGCTCGCGATGGTCCACCGCGAGGACGGCGCGCTCATCGGGCACTGCGGGCTCGAACCGGCGGACGGCGGGCGTATCCTGCTCTCTTACGCGCTCTCGAAGGAGTACTGGTGCATGGGCCTCGCCCCCGAGGCCTGCCGGGAGGTGCTGCGATACGGCTTCGAAGAGCTCGGGCTCGAGGAGATCTGGAGCCACACCGGTGCGCACCGGCGTGCCTGGAGGGGGATGATGGAGCGGCTCGGGATGGAGCTGCGCGAGGAGTTCGGGGGGATGGTCCGGTACGCCGTGCTTCGGGAACGTTTCCGGGAGGCATCGTAA
- a CDS encoding SOS response-associated peptidase: MCGRYTLRVPVEELAEKFDLPGTLPELSPSYNIAPSREVAAVVLREKTRRLEKFRWGLVPSWADDPGIGNRMINARAESVAEKPSYRRAFRSRRCLVLADGFYEWRKEDGGRQPYYIKMRDGSPFAFAGLWEVWRGGADEIRSCTIITTDANGLLAPIHERMPVILDPEGYDLWLDVSVHDPDVLLPLLKPYEGETLEAYPVDRLVNNPANDVPACVEPVG, from the coding sequence ATGTGTGGAAGGTACACGCTCAGGGTGCCCGTGGAAGAGCTCGCCGAGAAGTTCGACCTCCCGGGGACGCTGCCCGAACTCTCTCCGAGCTACAACATAGCGCCCTCGCGCGAGGTTGCCGCGGTCGTCCTCCGGGAAAAGACGAGGAGGCTCGAGAAGTTTCGTTGGGGGCTCGTACCCTCCTGGGCCGACGATCCCGGGATAGGTAACCGCATGATCAACGCGCGCGCAGAGAGCGTGGCCGAGAAGCCCTCCTACCGACGAGCTTTCCGCAGCCGCCGCTGCCTCGTCCTCGCGGATGGATTCTACGAGTGGAGGAAGGAGGATGGCGGCAGGCAACCCTACTACATAAAGATGCGCGACGGTTCCCCGTTCGCCTTCGCCGGACTCTGGGAGGTGTGGCGCGGGGGAGCGGATGAGATCCGCTCCTGCACGATCATAACCACCGACGCGAACGGGCTCCTCGCCCCGATCCACGAACGCATGCCGGTGATCCTCGATCCCGAGGGGTACGACCTCTGGCTGGATGTCTCCGTGCACGACCCGGACGTTCTCCTGCCGCTGCTCAAGCCGTACGAGGGCGAAACCCTGGAGGCCTACCCGGTGGACCGTTTGGTGAACAACCCGGCGAACGACGTGCCTGCCTGCGTCGAGCCGGTGGGGTGA
- a CDS encoding class E sortase produces MHGRRRERRIFTRRRRRRTGLGLLLMLVLVAVAGVVAFGLNVPGHDTGQKPSPKGENTQASVKPAKGDAPRSQARTASEAGGGKTTPRTSGRKSKPQAKERAAKKPSHPVKRKEARASRGSVCGPTPPKPPNDALYLTVPKLGIYGDTVTNSDSEAALNQGAIKLPPTGFPWQPCANTYIVGHRIGYAGTQSYYQFYNLPSMQPGDEIILTDANGTRYIYRVTRVFAVGPYDTRYTYPVPGKNLVTLQTCITSLNDWWTIGPAMYNDSPNLDRLLVQGERVAIEPGSPR; encoded by the coding sequence ATGCATGGGAGAAGGAGAGAACGCCGCATCTTCACCCGCAGAAGACGCCGCAGGACGGGTCTGGGCCTGCTCCTCATGCTGGTTCTGGTGGCGGTCGCGGGGGTCGTCGCCTTCGGTCTCAACGTCCCCGGGCACGACACGGGCCAGAAACCATCACCCAAGGGCGAAAACACGCAGGCATCGGTCAAGCCCGCGAAAGGAGACGCCCCGCGAAGCCAGGCCCGCACCGCGAGTGAAGCCGGTGGAGGGAAGACGACCCCACGCACCTCCGGGCGAAAAAGCAAGCCCCAGGCGAAAGAACGAGCGGCCAAGAAACCCTCGCACCCCGTCAAAAGAAAGGAAGCCCGGGCCTCGCGGGGCTCCGTCTGCGGACCTACGCCGCCGAAACCGCCGAACGACGCCCTCTACCTGACGGTGCCCAAACTGGGCATCTACGGAGACACGGTCACCAACAGCGACTCCGAAGCCGCGCTGAACCAGGGGGCCATAAAGCTCCCCCCGACAGGGTTCCCCTGGCAACCCTGCGCGAACACCTACATAGTCGGGCACCGCATAGGGTACGCCGGCACCCAGAGCTACTACCAGTTCTACAACCTTCCCTCCATGCAGCCGGGGGACGAGATCATACTCACCGACGCCAACGGCACCCGCTACATCTACCGGGTGACGCGCGTCTTCGCGGTGGGCCCCTACGACACCCGCTACACCTACCCGGTCCCCGGCAAGAACCTGGTGACGCTGCAGACCTGCATCACCTCGCTCAACGACTGGTGGACCATAGGCCCGGCGATGTACAACGACTCTCCCAACCTGGACCGCCTGCTGGTGCAGGGAGAGCGGGTGGCGATAGAACCCGGCTCTCCCCGCTGA
- a CDS encoding sortase translates to MNVKRIVLQTLSIALILAGVGLLGFNFFGTDVNAGGVVKHPRAGNFSIPLVQKKDPSRGTLPGIEVPKNKNLHLTIPAMSRVKNALVPTARSTNNQALNNHVAIHIKGTGFPWQKGANVYIAGHRLGYVGTKSLLAFYDLNNLKKGDKVYVTDANGNEYVYKVYKKFAVYPTEIWVTRPVRGKSILTLQSCTLPNYTERLIVRAELVKTIRAKSTNPA, encoded by the coding sequence ATGAACGTCAAGAGGATCGTCCTGCAGACTCTGAGCATCGCCCTGATCCTGGCCGGTGTAGGGCTGCTCGGTTTCAACTTCTTCGGCACGGACGTCAACGCCGGTGGGGTGGTGAAGCATCCCCGGGCGGGCAATTTCAGCATTCCGCTGGTGCAGAAGAAGGACCCGAGCCGGGGCACCCTTCCCGGCATCGAGGTTCCCAAGAACAAAAACCTGCACCTGACCATCCCCGCGATGAGCCGGGTCAAGAACGCTCTGGTGCCGACTGCGAGGAGCACCAACAACCAGGCCCTCAACAACCACGTGGCCATACACATAAAAGGAACGGGGTTCCCCTGGCAGAAAGGGGCGAACGTGTATATCGCCGGGCACCGGCTCGGCTACGTCGGGACGAAGAGCCTTCTCGCCTTTTACGACCTCAACAACCTGAAGAAGGGGGACAAGGTCTACGTCACCGACGCCAACGGCAACGAGTACGTCTACAAAGTCTACAAGAAGTTCGCCGTCTATCCGACCGAGATCTGGGTCACCAGGCCCGTGCGGGGTAAGAGCATACTCACGCTGCAGAGCTGCACCCTCCCCAACTACACGGAGCGTCTGATCGTCCGGGCGGAGCTGGTCAAGACGATCAGGGCCAAGAGCACGAATCCCGCCTGA
- a CDS encoding MOSC domain-containing protein, translating to MGGTVEAIYVTPRGSAPMLRVGEVRALAGRGLAGDRYCEGTGYWSRFPEGVCEVTLIEAEALEEIEREAGISVTNGEHRRNIVTRGIRLSDLRRRRFRIGEVLLEYDRTRPPCRHVQRLTEPGMTQALRNRGGIGARILEDGVIREGDAVVVL from the coding sequence ATGGGCGGGACGGTCGAGGCGATCTACGTGACCCCGCGCGGCAGCGCCCCGATGCTGCGCGTGGGAGAGGTTCGGGCGCTGGCCGGCCGGGGGCTCGCGGGAGACCGCTACTGCGAGGGCACCGGATACTGGAGCCGCTTCCCCGAGGGCGTGTGCGAGGTCACCCTGATAGAGGCCGAGGCGCTCGAAGAGATAGAACGCGAGGCGGGCATCTCCGTCACCAACGGCGAACACCGGCGCAACATCGTGACCCGTGGGATCCGTCTCTCCGACCTCCGCCGCCGGCGGTTCCGGATCGGGGAGGTGCTGCTCGAGTACGATCGCACGCGCCCGCCGTGTCGCCACGTGCAACGGCTCACCGAACCCGGTATGACCCAGGCCCTGCGCAACCGCGGCGGCATCGGTGCCCGCATCCTGGAGGACGGTGTGATCCGGGAGGGGGACGCGGTGGTGGTGCTCTAG
- a CDS encoding NADH:flavin oxidoreductase/NADH oxidase: MSELFSPLEIRGIRFKNRIFVSPMCQYSCEDGMPGDWHLVHLGSRAVGGAALVIAEATAVSPEGRISPWDTGMWSDDHVRAFSRITRFVFEQGAVPGIQLGHAGRKASTDAPWRGGSPIPREEGGWQPLAPSPLPFAEGYPMPREMTREDIEHVVESFARAARRSLQAGFKVVELHMAHGYLLHQFLSPLSNRREDEYGGSFENRVRLPLEVAEAVREVWPEELPLFVRISATDWVEGGWSLEDSVKLSRRLEEIGVDLVDCSSGGVVPNAKIEVRPGYQVPFAEVVRKETGVMTGAVGLITEPEQAEEIVAGGKADAVLLARQLLRDPYWPLHAALELGVDVPWPPQYERAKPRG; this comes from the coding sequence ATGAGCGAGCTGTTTTCTCCGCTCGAGATACGCGGGATTCGTTTCAAGAACAGGATCTTCGTCTCCCCCATGTGTCAGTACTCGTGCGAGGATGGGATGCCGGGCGACTGGCATCTCGTGCACCTGGGGTCCCGGGCCGTGGGGGGCGCGGCGCTGGTGATCGCCGAGGCCACGGCCGTGAGCCCGGAGGGGCGTATAAGCCCCTGGGACACCGGGATGTGGTCGGACGACCACGTACGGGCCTTCTCCCGCATAACCCGCTTCGTCTTTGAGCAGGGCGCCGTCCCAGGCATACAGCTCGGACACGCCGGACGCAAGGCCTCGACCGATGCTCCGTGGCGGGGTGGTTCTCCGATCCCCCGGGAGGAGGGAGGATGGCAGCCGCTGGCTCCGAGCCCGCTGCCCTTCGCGGAGGGCTATCCGATGCCGCGGGAGATGACGCGGGAGGACATCGAGCATGTCGTGGAGTCTTTCGCGCGGGCGGCGAGGCGCAGCCTGCAGGCGGGGTTCAAGGTCGTGGAACTGCACATGGCGCACGGCTACCTGCTGCACCAGTTCCTCTCCCCGCTCTCCAACCGGCGGGAGGACGAGTACGGGGGTTCTTTCGAGAACAGGGTCCGACTGCCGCTCGAGGTGGCTGAGGCGGTGCGAGAGGTCTGGCCCGAGGAGCTGCCGCTCTTCGTGCGTATCTCGGCCACCGACTGGGTGGAAGGTGGATGGAGCCTGGAGGATTCGGTCAAGCTCTCCCGCAGGCTCGAGGAGATCGGCGTGGACCTCGTGGATTGTTCCTCCGGGGGTGTCGTGCCGAACGCGAAGATCGAGGTTCGGCCCGGCTACCAGGTCCCCTTCGCGGAGGTGGTGCGCAAGGAGACTGGGGTGATGACCGGTGCCGTCGGGCTCATCACCGAGCCGGAGCAGGCCGAGGAGATCGTCGCGGGTGGCAAGGCGGACGCGGTCCTGCTCGCCCGCCAGCTGTTGCGAGATCCGTACTGGCCGCTGCACGCCGCGCTTGAGCTCGGGGTGGACGTCCCCTGGCCGCCCCAGTACGAGCGGGCGAAGCCCCGCGGGTAG
- a CDS encoding cation diffusion facilitator family transporter: protein MSGREHGGIVHLLSHLLPFGHAHESHEGVDEALEASEEGIRALKISLVGLMLTALLQLLVVVFSGSVALLADTIHNFGDSLTSLPLWLAFALGKKAADRAHTYGYGRAEDLAGVAIVAVIFFSACVAAYESIERLIHGSEVSNVGWVALAAVIGFLGNELVAQFRIGVGKKIGSAAMVADGQHARVDGFTSLAVLVGAGGVWLGYPVVDPIVGILITIAILFIVRDSALSMWRRMMDAIEPEIPETIGRVCGRVPGVEGVESVRARWVGHRVHSEVRVLLPPAMTLEEAREVERRLREAIREAMPKLGRLVVEIAPARRR from the coding sequence TTGAGCGGCCGCGAGCACGGAGGCATCGTGCACCTGCTCTCGCATCTTCTTCCGTTCGGGCACGCACACGAGAGCCACGAAGGCGTGGACGAGGCGCTCGAGGCGAGTGAGGAGGGCATAAGGGCGCTCAAGATATCGCTGGTGGGGCTCATGCTCACCGCGCTCTTGCAGCTTTTGGTGGTCGTCTTCTCGGGCTCGGTCGCGCTGCTCGCCGACACCATCCACAACTTCGGGGATTCGCTCACCTCGCTGCCGCTGTGGCTCGCGTTCGCGCTCGGTAAGAAAGCGGCTGACCGTGCACACACCTACGGCTACGGGAGGGCCGAGGATCTTGCGGGGGTGGCGATCGTCGCGGTGATCTTCTTCAGCGCGTGCGTAGCCGCCTACGAGTCTATTGAGCGTCTGATCCACGGCTCCGAGGTCTCGAACGTCGGGTGGGTCGCGCTCGCCGCCGTGATCGGCTTTCTCGGCAACGAGTTAGTGGCGCAGTTTCGCATCGGGGTGGGGAAGAAGATCGGGAGCGCCGCGATGGTCGCCGACGGGCAGCACGCCCGCGTGGACGGGTTCACCTCGCTCGCGGTGCTCGTCGGGGCCGGGGGAGTCTGGCTCGGGTACCCGGTCGTGGATCCCATCGTGGGCATCCTCATCACCATCGCCATCCTGTTCATCGTCAGGGATTCGGCGCTCTCGATGTGGCGCCGGATGATGGACGCCATAGAGCCGGAGATCCCCGAGACGATAGGCCGGGTCTGCGGGAGGGTGCCCGGCGTCGAGGGTGTGGAGAGTGTACGGGCCCGCTGGGTCGGGCATCGGGTCCATTCGGAGGTGCGCGTGTTGCTGCCGCCGGCGATGACGCTGGAAGAGGCGCGCGAGGTGGAGCGGCGGTTGCGGGAGGCCATCCGGGAGGCGATGCCGAAGCTCGGGCGGCTGGTCGTCGAGATCGCGCCCGCGCGGAGGAGGTGA